In Bombus affinis isolate iyBomAffi1 chromosome 8, iyBomAffi1.2, whole genome shotgun sequence, the following proteins share a genomic window:
- the LOC126919157 gene encoding electroneutral sodium bicarbonate exchanger 1 isoform X17 codes for MTRRSRLSNICDPDGEMILTPPAQRVQFILGEEVGDDAHESHPLFSEMEELVKDGDEMEWKETARWIKFEEDVEEGGNRWSKPHVATLSLHALFELRSLLLNGTVMLDMEAASLEQIADLVLDNMINKGSLPIEAREKVREALLVRHRHQHERRKDNNMSRLPIIRSLAEIGRNHSSSKNSDCTCGLHALLTSDLQERRDARDAYAPSVARSSSCPNSNTALLSKEAKDLKGPYLLVPVEESNSAPAIAGATSHGSGPALNAGSRFLAIPGNPGQEPGTNGMDRSPSSVSISRNHSSSALENGDANHKGNTHFMRKIPAGAEASNILVGEVDFLDKTLSAFIRLSQAGIMGDLTEVPVPTRFIFVLLGPTGGITGFHEIGRAMATLMSDEVFHDVAYKAKNRNHLLAGIDEFLDAVTVLPPGEWDPAIRIEPPAAIPSQDVRKRPKEEKPKEDLDDEADEQKLREESGLSRTGRLFGGLVNDIKRKVPFYFSDFKDALALQCVASFIFLYFACLSPIITFGGLLSEATGKNMAAMESLVSGFVCGIGYGFFSGQPLTILGSTGPVLVFETIVYEFCKKSDWNYMSFRFWIGSWITLILVILVAIDASAFVCYITRFTEENFATLIAFIFIYKAIENVLSIGKKYPINTHANEPFNYECWCKPPNGSLPSSYDNINWTALDQKTCQSYNGTLVGDGCNLPHYIPDVFLMSIILFMGTFLLSVELKDFKNALFFPSKVRQVVSDFAVIIAIFSMSTLDHFVNIPTPKLEVPEEFKPTLAGRGWMIWPFQSNPWWSAIVACLPALLGTILIFMDQQITAVIVNRKENKLKKGCGYHLDLFVLAILIEICSVMGLPWFVAATVLSINHVNSLKLESECAAPGEKPQFLGVREQRVTHILIFLMIGCSVLLTPMLRHIPMPVLFGVFLYMGVASLKGLQFFDRILIMLMPVKYQPDYMFLRQVPLKRVHLFTTIQLTCLACLWIIKSFSSTSILFPLMLVVMIGIRKSLDLLFTQRELKILDDVMPEPSRKHAEDLRQLESGEEQNESMGYGPSGNIQISLANGNIMKIPMASINISEEVNKTGIWQQVNEGNEKTKQVKLINAGKQKKHSKKENLLMADETTRLTTMTEEDEDDSGISIKVDLIRSKESISPLTINGTTSAETSV; via the exons ATGACTCGAAGGAGTCGACTATCTAATATCTGCGATCCCGACGGCGAGATGATAC TTACGCCGCCAGCCCAGAGGGTGCAGTTTATTCTGGGCGAGGAAGTCGGGGACGATGCACACGAGTCCCACCCCCTCTTCTCCGAGATGGAGGAGCTCGTCAAGGATGGTGACGAGATGGAATGGAAGGAAACGGCCAG GTGGATTAAGTTCGAGGAAGACGTGGAGGAGGGTGGAAATAGGTGGAGCAAACCTCACGTAGCGACGCTCTCGCTACACGCTCTTTTCGAGCTAAGGAGCCTGCTGTTAAATGGAACTGTGATGTTGGACATGGAGGCGGCGAGTTTGGAACAAATCGCTGATTTGGTACTCGATAACATGATCAACAAGGGCTCCTTGCCGATCGAGGCGAGGGAAAAG GTCAGGGAAGCTCTTCTGGTGAGGCATCGGCATCAACATGAGAGACGCAAGGATAACAACATGTCCAGGCTACCAATTATCAGATCCTTGGCCGAAATAGGTCGAAATCATTCCTCTTCGAAGA ATTCCGACTGTACTTGTGGTTTGCATGCGTTGTTGACGTCAGATTTACAGGAGCGTCGCGACGCTAGGGACGCCTACGCTCCCTCCGTCGCTCGCAGTAGCAGTTGCCCAAATTCGAATACGGCTCTGCTTTCGAAAGAAGCGAAAGATCTGAAAGGACCGTACCTTCTAGTTCCAG TGGAGGAATCGAATTCTGCCCCGGCGATCGCCGGCGCTACAAGTCACGGCAGTGGGCCAGCGCTGAATGCCGGTAGCCGCTTCCTTGCCATACCCGGTAATCCCG GCCAAGAACCAGGCACCAACGGGATGGATCGAAGTCCAAGCAGCGTGTCAATTAGCCGAAATCACAGTTCGTCCGCCTTAGAAAACGGAGACGCAAATCACAAG GGTAATACTCATTTTATGCGGAAAATACCAGCTGGAGCCGAGGCGAGCAACATTCTCGTAGGAGAAGTCGATTTTTTAGATAAAACGCTGTCAGCCTTTATTCGGCTAAGCCAGGCGGGAATAATGGGTGACTTAACGGAAGTTCCTGTGCCAACAAGATTTATATTTGTCCTGCTCGGACCTACG GGTGGAATCACAGGTTTCCACGAGATTGGCCGTGCCATGGCTACGCTGATGTCCGACGAGGTCTTCCATGACGTAGCGTACAAGGCCAAGAACAGAAATCATCTGCTTGCAGGAATCGACGAGTTTTTGGACGCTGTTACGGTTCTACCGCCAGGAGAATGGGACCCTGCGATCAGAATAGAACCGCCTGCCGCTATTCCTTCGCAG GATGTAAGGAAGCGACCAAAAGAAGAGAAACCGAAGGAAGACCTAGACGACGAAGCAGACGAGCAAAAGTTGAGGGAAGAATCCGGTCTGTCGAGAACTGGCAGGCTTTTCGGTGGCTTGGTAAACGACATAAAGAGAAAAGTGCCGTTTTATTTTTCCGACTTCAAGGACGCGTTGGCCCTTCAATGCGTAGCCTCTTTTATCTTCCTGTATTTTGCCTGCCTCTCGCCTATAATTACATTCGGTGGTTTGCTGAGCGAAGCCACAGGCAAAAATATGGCCGCCATGGAGTCGCTCGTTTCCGGTTTCGTTTGCGGCATCGGATATGGATTTTTCTCCGGTCAACCTCTCACCATTCTCGGTTCCACCGGCCCGGTCTTAGTCTTCGAGACGATAGTCTACGAATTTTGCAA GAAATCAGATTGGAACTACATGTCGTTCCGCTTCTGGATCGGCTCGTGGATAACACTGATTCTGGTAATCCTCGTGGCGATCGACGCTAGCGCTTTCGTGTGCTACATCACGCGGTTCACGGAGGAAAACTTTGCCACTCTGATCGCATTTATCTTCATTTACAAG GCCATCGAAAACGTATTGTCCATCGGCAAAAAGTATCCTATAAATACTCATGCGAACGAACCGTTCAACTACGAGTGTTGGTGCAAGCCGCCGAATGGCAGCCTACCGTCTAGCTACGACAACATTAATTGGACGGCTCTCGATCAAAAAACATGCCAG AGTTACAACGGCACGCTGGTGGGCGATGGTTGCAACCTACCGCACTACATACCCGATGTGTTCCTCATGTCAATTATACTATTCATGGGCACATTCTTGCTATCCGTCGAGCTCAAAGATTTCAAGAACGCTCTCTTCTTTCCATCAAAG GTCAGACAGGTGGTCAGTGATTTTGCGGTGATCATCGCGATTTTTTCGATGAGCACGCTCGACCATTTCGTGAATATTCCAACGCCCAAGCTCGAAGTACCGGAGGAATTCAAGCCGACGTTGGCCGGTCGGGGATGGATGATCTGGCCTTTTCAAAGCAATCCATGGTGGAGCGCCATCGTCGCGTGTCTGCCAGCTCTCTTAGGCACTATACTGATTTTTATGGATCAACAAATTACAGCCGTGATAGTCAATAGGAAAGAGAACAAATTAAAG AAAGGATGCGGCTATCATTTGGATCTGTTCGTCCTTGCGATCCTGATAGAAATTTGCTCGGTGATGGGACTGCCCTGGTTCGTCGCGGCAACGGTGCTCTCGATCAATCACGTGAATTCGTTGAAACTGGAATCGGAATGTGCCGCGCCAGGTGAAAAACCGCAGTTCCTCGGTGTCCGCGAACAGCGTGTTACACACATTTTAATCTTTTTGATGATCGGCTGCTCGGTTCTGCTCACGCCAATGCTGAGACACATACCGATGCCGGTGCTGTTTGGAGTTTTCCTCTACATGGGAGTTGCTTCGTTGAAGGGACTTCAATTTTTCGACAGAATTTTAATCATGCTGATGCCGGTTAAATACCAACCTGACTATATGTTCCTTCGGCAG GTACCACTGAAACGCGTTCATCTGTTTACAACGATACAGTTGACTTGTTTAGCCTGCTTGTGGATTATCAAATCTTTCAGCAGCACCTCCATCCTGTTTCCTTTGATG TTGGTGGTGATGATCGGGATACGAAAGTCCTTAGACTTGTTGTTCACTCAACGCGAGTTAAAGATCTTGGACGACGTAATGCCGGAACCAAGCAGGAAACACGCCGAAGATCTACGACAACTGGAGAGCGGCGAG GAACAGAACGAGTCTATGGGATACGGACCGTCGGGAAACATACAGATTTCGTTAGCGAACGGCAACATTATGAAGATCCCAATGGCGAGCATCAATATCAGCGAAGAGGTGAATAAAACCGGGATTTGGCAACAAGTGAACGAAGGCAACGAGAAAACGAAACAAGTGAAACTTATCAA CGCGGGAAAGCAGAAGAAGCATTCGAAGAAGGAAAACCTGTTGATGGCTGACGAGACTACGAGGCTGACTACGATGACCGAAGAGGACGAAGATGACAGTGGAATCTCTATCAAG GTAGACTTGATACGATCGAAGGAAAGCATCAGCCCGTTAACGATTAACGGCACTACTTCGGCCGAGACTTCTGTCTAA
- the LOC126919157 gene encoding electrogenic sodium bicarbonate cotransporter 1 isoform X4 gives MQRSMDPEEISDSYDSSPWMQPGIGGGGGAAHVGGTGDDEAPKDPGVRITHQSYTEKDFEGHRAHTVYVGVHLPGERRHRRHHKHHHSQRQLGTSSTDKENVDNDRPRQLLMTRRSRLSNICDPDGEMILTPPAQRVQFILGEEVGDDAHESHPLFSEMEELVKDGDEMEWKETARWIKFEEDVEEGGNRWSKPHVATLSLHALFELRSLLLNGTVMLDMEAASLEQIADLVLDNMINKGSLPIEAREKVREALLVRHRHQHERRKDNNMSRLPIIRSLAEIGRNHSSSKNLQERRDARDAYAPSVARSSSCPNSNTALLSKEAKDLKGPYLLVPVEESNSAPAIAGATSHGSGPALNAGSRFLAIPGNPGQEPGTNGMDRSPSSVSISRNHSSSALENGDANHKGNTHFMRKIPAGAEASNILVGEVDFLDKTLSAFIRLSQAGIMGDLTEVPVPTRFIFVLLGPTGGITGFHEIGRAMATLMSDEVFHDVAYKAKNRNHLLAGIDEFLDAVTVLPPGEWDPAIRIEPPAAIPSQDVRKRPKEEKPKEDLDDEADEQKLREESGLSRTGRLFGGLVNDIKRKVPFYFSDFKDALALQCVASFIFLYFACLSPIITFGGLLSEATGKNMAAMESLVSGFVCGIGYGFFSGQPLTILGSTGPVLVFETIVYEFCKKSDWNYMSFRFWIGSWITLILVILVAIDASAFVCYITRFTEENFATLIAFIFIYKAIENVLSIGKKYPINTHANEPFNYECWCKPPNGSLPSSYDNINWTALDQKTCQSYNGTLVGDGCNLPHYIPDVFLMSIILFMGTFLLSVELKDFKNALFFPSKVRQVVSDFAVIIAIFSMSTLDHFVNIPTPKLEVPEEFKPTLAGRGWMIWPFQSNPWWSAIVACLPALLGTILIFMDQQITAVIVNRKENKLKKGCGYHLDLFVLAILIEICSVMGLPWFVAATVLSINHVNSLKLESECAAPGEKPQFLGVREQRVTHILIFLMIGCSVLLTPMLRHIPMPVLFGVFLYMGVASLKGLQFFDRILIMLMPVKYQPDYMFLRQVPLKRVHLFTTIQLTCLACLWIIKSFSSTSILFPLMLVVMIGIRKSLDLLFTQRELKILDDVMPEPSRKHAEDLRQLESGEEQNESMGYGPSGNIQISLANGNIMKIPMASINISEEVNKTGIWQQVNEGNEKTKQVKLINAGKQKKHSKKENLLMADETTRLTTMTEEDEDDSGISIKVDLIRSKESISPLTINGTTSAETSV, from the exons ATGCAACGAAGTATGGACCCTGAGGAAATATCTGACAGCTATGATTCATC ACCGTGGATGCAGCCAGGTATCGGAGGCGGAGGTGGCGCGGCCCACGTAGGTGGGACAGGTGACGACGAGGCTCCGAAAGATCCCGGTGTTCGGATCACTCATCAATCTTACACCGAGAAAGACTTCGAAG GTCACAGAGCGCACACGGTATATGTGGGCGTGCATCTACCAGGCGAAAGGAGACATCGTCGTCATCACAAGCACCATCATTCTCAACGTCAGTTGGGAACAAGCAGTACCGATAAGGAGAATGTCGACAACGATAGGCCCA GACAATTGCTGATGACTCGAAGGAGTCGACTATCTAATATCTGCGATCCCGACGGCGAGATGATAC TTACGCCGCCAGCCCAGAGGGTGCAGTTTATTCTGGGCGAGGAAGTCGGGGACGATGCACACGAGTCCCACCCCCTCTTCTCCGAGATGGAGGAGCTCGTCAAGGATGGTGACGAGATGGAATGGAAGGAAACGGCCAG GTGGATTAAGTTCGAGGAAGACGTGGAGGAGGGTGGAAATAGGTGGAGCAAACCTCACGTAGCGACGCTCTCGCTACACGCTCTTTTCGAGCTAAGGAGCCTGCTGTTAAATGGAACTGTGATGTTGGACATGGAGGCGGCGAGTTTGGAACAAATCGCTGATTTGGTACTCGATAACATGATCAACAAGGGCTCCTTGCCGATCGAGGCGAGGGAAAAG GTCAGGGAAGCTCTTCTGGTGAGGCATCGGCATCAACATGAGAGACGCAAGGATAACAACATGTCCAGGCTACCAATTATCAGATCCTTGGCCGAAATAGGTCGAAATCATTCCTCTTCGAAGA ATTTACAGGAGCGTCGCGACGCTAGGGACGCCTACGCTCCCTCCGTCGCTCGCAGTAGCAGTTGCCCAAATTCGAATACGGCTCTGCTTTCGAAAGAAGCGAAAGATCTGAAAGGACCGTACCTTCTAGTTCCAG TGGAGGAATCGAATTCTGCCCCGGCGATCGCCGGCGCTACAAGTCACGGCAGTGGGCCAGCGCTGAATGCCGGTAGCCGCTTCCTTGCCATACCCGGTAATCCCG GCCAAGAACCAGGCACCAACGGGATGGATCGAAGTCCAAGCAGCGTGTCAATTAGCCGAAATCACAGTTCGTCCGCCTTAGAAAACGGAGACGCAAATCACAAG GGTAATACTCATTTTATGCGGAAAATACCAGCTGGAGCCGAGGCGAGCAACATTCTCGTAGGAGAAGTCGATTTTTTAGATAAAACGCTGTCAGCCTTTATTCGGCTAAGCCAGGCGGGAATAATGGGTGACTTAACGGAAGTTCCTGTGCCAACAAGATTTATATTTGTCCTGCTCGGACCTACG GGTGGAATCACAGGTTTCCACGAGATTGGCCGTGCCATGGCTACGCTGATGTCCGACGAGGTCTTCCATGACGTAGCGTACAAGGCCAAGAACAGAAATCATCTGCTTGCAGGAATCGACGAGTTTTTGGACGCTGTTACGGTTCTACCGCCAGGAGAATGGGACCCTGCGATCAGAATAGAACCGCCTGCCGCTATTCCTTCGCAG GATGTAAGGAAGCGACCAAAAGAAGAGAAACCGAAGGAAGACCTAGACGACGAAGCAGACGAGCAAAAGTTGAGGGAAGAATCCGGTCTGTCGAGAACTGGCAGGCTTTTCGGTGGCTTGGTAAACGACATAAAGAGAAAAGTGCCGTTTTATTTTTCCGACTTCAAGGACGCGTTGGCCCTTCAATGCGTAGCCTCTTTTATCTTCCTGTATTTTGCCTGCCTCTCGCCTATAATTACATTCGGTGGTTTGCTGAGCGAAGCCACAGGCAAAAATATGGCCGCCATGGAGTCGCTCGTTTCCGGTTTCGTTTGCGGCATCGGATATGGATTTTTCTCCGGTCAACCTCTCACCATTCTCGGTTCCACCGGCCCGGTCTTAGTCTTCGAGACGATAGTCTACGAATTTTGCAA GAAATCAGATTGGAACTACATGTCGTTCCGCTTCTGGATCGGCTCGTGGATAACACTGATTCTGGTAATCCTCGTGGCGATCGACGCTAGCGCTTTCGTGTGCTACATCACGCGGTTCACGGAGGAAAACTTTGCCACTCTGATCGCATTTATCTTCATTTACAAG GCCATCGAAAACGTATTGTCCATCGGCAAAAAGTATCCTATAAATACTCATGCGAACGAACCGTTCAACTACGAGTGTTGGTGCAAGCCGCCGAATGGCAGCCTACCGTCTAGCTACGACAACATTAATTGGACGGCTCTCGATCAAAAAACATGCCAG AGTTACAACGGCACGCTGGTGGGCGATGGTTGCAACCTACCGCACTACATACCCGATGTGTTCCTCATGTCAATTATACTATTCATGGGCACATTCTTGCTATCCGTCGAGCTCAAAGATTTCAAGAACGCTCTCTTCTTTCCATCAAAG GTCAGACAGGTGGTCAGTGATTTTGCGGTGATCATCGCGATTTTTTCGATGAGCACGCTCGACCATTTCGTGAATATTCCAACGCCCAAGCTCGAAGTACCGGAGGAATTCAAGCCGACGTTGGCCGGTCGGGGATGGATGATCTGGCCTTTTCAAAGCAATCCATGGTGGAGCGCCATCGTCGCGTGTCTGCCAGCTCTCTTAGGCACTATACTGATTTTTATGGATCAACAAATTACAGCCGTGATAGTCAATAGGAAAGAGAACAAATTAAAG AAAGGATGCGGCTATCATTTGGATCTGTTCGTCCTTGCGATCCTGATAGAAATTTGCTCGGTGATGGGACTGCCCTGGTTCGTCGCGGCAACGGTGCTCTCGATCAATCACGTGAATTCGTTGAAACTGGAATCGGAATGTGCCGCGCCAGGTGAAAAACCGCAGTTCCTCGGTGTCCGCGAACAGCGTGTTACACACATTTTAATCTTTTTGATGATCGGCTGCTCGGTTCTGCTCACGCCAATGCTGAGACACATACCGATGCCGGTGCTGTTTGGAGTTTTCCTCTACATGGGAGTTGCTTCGTTGAAGGGACTTCAATTTTTCGACAGAATTTTAATCATGCTGATGCCGGTTAAATACCAACCTGACTATATGTTCCTTCGGCAG GTACCACTGAAACGCGTTCATCTGTTTACAACGATACAGTTGACTTGTTTAGCCTGCTTGTGGATTATCAAATCTTTCAGCAGCACCTCCATCCTGTTTCCTTTGATG TTGGTGGTGATGATCGGGATACGAAAGTCCTTAGACTTGTTGTTCACTCAACGCGAGTTAAAGATCTTGGACGACGTAATGCCGGAACCAAGCAGGAAACACGCCGAAGATCTACGACAACTGGAGAGCGGCGAG GAACAGAACGAGTCTATGGGATACGGACCGTCGGGAAACATACAGATTTCGTTAGCGAACGGCAACATTATGAAGATCCCAATGGCGAGCATCAATATCAGCGAAGAGGTGAATAAAACCGGGATTTGGCAACAAGTGAACGAAGGCAACGAGAAAACGAAACAAGTGAAACTTATCAA CGCGGGAAAGCAGAAGAAGCATTCGAAGAAGGAAAACCTGTTGATGGCTGACGAGACTACGAGGCTGACTACGATGACCGAAGAGGACGAAGATGACAGTGGAATCTCTATCAAG GTAGACTTGATACGATCGAAGGAAAGCATCAGCCCGTTAACGATTAACGGCACTACTTCGGCCGAGACTTCTGTCTAA
- the LOC126919157 gene encoding sodium-driven chloride bicarbonate exchanger isoform X10: MQRSMDPEEISDSYDSSPWMQPGIGGGGGAAHVGGTGDDEAPKDPGVRITHQSYTEKDFEGHRAHTVYVGVHLPGERRHRRHHKHHHSQRQLGTSSTDKENVDNDRPRQLLMTRRSRLSNICDPDGEMILTPPAQRVQFILGEEVGDDAHESHPLFSEMEELVKDGDEMEWKETARWIKFEEDVEEGGNRWSKPHVATLSLHALFELRSLLLNGTVMLDMEAASLEQIADLVLDNMINKGSLPIEAREKVREALLVRHRHQHERRKDNNMSRLPIIRSLAEIGRNHSSSKNEFGIPHVVGFTAWFAMCQLKVEESNSAPAIAGATSHGSGPALNAGSRFLAIPGNPGQEPGTNGMDRSPSSVSISRNHSSSALENGDANHKGNTHFMRKIPAGAEASNILVGEVDFLDKTLSAFIRLSQAGIMGDLTEVPVPTRFIFVLLGPTGGITGFHEIGRAMATLMSDEVFHDVAYKAKNRNHLLAGIDEFLDAVTVLPPGEWDPAIRIEPPAAIPSQDVRKRPKEEKPKEDLDDEADEQKLREESGLSRTGRLFGGLVNDIKRKVPFYFSDFKDALALQCVASFIFLYFACLSPIITFGGLLSEATGKNMAAMESLVSGFVCGIGYGFFSGQPLTILGSTGPVLVFETIVYEFCKKSDWNYMSFRFWIGSWITLILVILVAIDASAFVCYITRFTEENFATLIAFIFIYKAIENVLSIGKKYPINTHANEPFNYECWCKPPNGSLPSSYDNINWTALDQKTCQSYNGTLVGDGCNLPHYIPDVFLMSIILFMGTFLLSVELKDFKNALFFPSKVRQVVSDFAVIIAIFSMSTLDHFVNIPTPKLEVPEEFKPTLAGRGWMIWPFQSNPWWSAIVACLPALLGTILIFMDQQITAVIVNRKENKLKKGCGYHLDLFVLAILIEICSVMGLPWFVAATVLSINHVNSLKLESECAAPGEKPQFLGVREQRVTHILIFLMIGCSVLLTPMLRHIPMPVLFGVFLYMGVASLKGLQFFDRILIMLMPVKYQPDYMFLRQVPLKRVHLFTTIQLTCLACLWIIKSFSSTSILFPLMLVVMIGIRKSLDLLFTQRELKILDDVMPEPSRKHAEDLRQLESGEEQNESMGYGPSGNIQISLANGNIMKIPMASINISEEVNKTGIWQQVNEGNEKTKQVKLINAGKQKKHSKKENLLMADETTRLTTMTEEDEDDSGISIKVDLIRSKESISPLTINGTTSAETSV; encoded by the exons ATGCAACGAAGTATGGACCCTGAGGAAATATCTGACAGCTATGATTCATC ACCGTGGATGCAGCCAGGTATCGGAGGCGGAGGTGGCGCGGCCCACGTAGGTGGGACAGGTGACGACGAGGCTCCGAAAGATCCCGGTGTTCGGATCACTCATCAATCTTACACCGAGAAAGACTTCGAAG GTCACAGAGCGCACACGGTATATGTGGGCGTGCATCTACCAGGCGAAAGGAGACATCGTCGTCATCACAAGCACCATCATTCTCAACGTCAGTTGGGAACAAGCAGTACCGATAAGGAGAATGTCGACAACGATAGGCCCA GACAATTGCTGATGACTCGAAGGAGTCGACTATCTAATATCTGCGATCCCGACGGCGAGATGATAC TTACGCCGCCAGCCCAGAGGGTGCAGTTTATTCTGGGCGAGGAAGTCGGGGACGATGCACACGAGTCCCACCCCCTCTTCTCCGAGATGGAGGAGCTCGTCAAGGATGGTGACGAGATGGAATGGAAGGAAACGGCCAG GTGGATTAAGTTCGAGGAAGACGTGGAGGAGGGTGGAAATAGGTGGAGCAAACCTCACGTAGCGACGCTCTCGCTACACGCTCTTTTCGAGCTAAGGAGCCTGCTGTTAAATGGAACTGTGATGTTGGACATGGAGGCGGCGAGTTTGGAACAAATCGCTGATTTGGTACTCGATAACATGATCAACAAGGGCTCCTTGCCGATCGAGGCGAGGGAAAAG GTCAGGGAAGCTCTTCTGGTGAGGCATCGGCATCAACATGAGAGACGCAAGGATAACAACATGTCCAGGCTACCAATTATCAGATCCTTGGCCGAAATAGGTCGAAATCATTCCTCTTCGAAGA ACGAATTCGGCATTCCCCACGTGGTCGGATTCACAGCATGGTTCGCGATGTGTCAACTAAAAG TGGAGGAATCGAATTCTGCCCCGGCGATCGCCGGCGCTACAAGTCACGGCAGTGGGCCAGCGCTGAATGCCGGTAGCCGCTTCCTTGCCATACCCGGTAATCCCG GCCAAGAACCAGGCACCAACGGGATGGATCGAAGTCCAAGCAGCGTGTCAATTAGCCGAAATCACAGTTCGTCCGCCTTAGAAAACGGAGACGCAAATCACAAG GGTAATACTCATTTTATGCGGAAAATACCAGCTGGAGCCGAGGCGAGCAACATTCTCGTAGGAGAAGTCGATTTTTTAGATAAAACGCTGTCAGCCTTTATTCGGCTAAGCCAGGCGGGAATAATGGGTGACTTAACGGAAGTTCCTGTGCCAACAAGATTTATATTTGTCCTGCTCGGACCTACG GGTGGAATCACAGGTTTCCACGAGATTGGCCGTGCCATGGCTACGCTGATGTCCGACGAGGTCTTCCATGACGTAGCGTACAAGGCCAAGAACAGAAATCATCTGCTTGCAGGAATCGACGAGTTTTTGGACGCTGTTACGGTTCTACCGCCAGGAGAATGGGACCCTGCGATCAGAATAGAACCGCCTGCCGCTATTCCTTCGCAG GATGTAAGGAAGCGACCAAAAGAAGAGAAACCGAAGGAAGACCTAGACGACGAAGCAGACGAGCAAAAGTTGAGGGAAGAATCCGGTCTGTCGAGAACTGGCAGGCTTTTCGGTGGCTTGGTAAACGACATAAAGAGAAAAGTGCCGTTTTATTTTTCCGACTTCAAGGACGCGTTGGCCCTTCAATGCGTAGCCTCTTTTATCTTCCTGTATTTTGCCTGCCTCTCGCCTATAATTACATTCGGTGGTTTGCTGAGCGAAGCCACAGGCAAAAATATGGCCGCCATGGAGTCGCTCGTTTCCGGTTTCGTTTGCGGCATCGGATATGGATTTTTCTCCGGTCAACCTCTCACCATTCTCGGTTCCACCGGCCCGGTCTTAGTCTTCGAGACGATAGTCTACGAATTTTGCAA GAAATCAGATTGGAACTACATGTCGTTCCGCTTCTGGATCGGCTCGTGGATAACACTGATTCTGGTAATCCTCGTGGCGATCGACGCTAGCGCTTTCGTGTGCTACATCACGCGGTTCACGGAGGAAAACTTTGCCACTCTGATCGCATTTATCTTCATTTACAAG GCCATCGAAAACGTATTGTCCATCGGCAAAAAGTATCCTATAAATACTCATGCGAACGAACCGTTCAACTACGAGTGTTGGTGCAAGCCGCCGAATGGCAGCCTACCGTCTAGCTACGACAACATTAATTGGACGGCTCTCGATCAAAAAACATGCCAG AGTTACAACGGCACGCTGGTGGGCGATGGTTGCAACCTACCGCACTACATACCCGATGTGTTCCTCATGTCAATTATACTATTCATGGGCACATTCTTGCTATCCGTCGAGCTCAAAGATTTCAAGAACGCTCTCTTCTTTCCATCAAAG GTCAGACAGGTGGTCAGTGATTTTGCGGTGATCATCGCGATTTTTTCGATGAGCACGCTCGACCATTTCGTGAATATTCCAACGCCCAAGCTCGAAGTACCGGAGGAATTCAAGCCGACGTTGGCCGGTCGGGGATGGATGATCTGGCCTTTTCAAAGCAATCCATGGTGGAGCGCCATCGTCGCGTGTCTGCCAGCTCTCTTAGGCACTATACTGATTTTTATGGATCAACAAATTACAGCCGTGATAGTCAATAGGAAAGAGAACAAATTAAAG AAAGGATGCGGCTATCATTTGGATCTGTTCGTCCTTGCGATCCTGATAGAAATTTGCTCGGTGATGGGACTGCCCTGGTTCGTCGCGGCAACGGTGCTCTCGATCAATCACGTGAATTCGTTGAAACTGGAATCGGAATGTGCCGCGCCAGGTGAAAAACCGCAGTTCCTCGGTGTCCGCGAACAGCGTGTTACACACATTTTAATCTTTTTGATGATCGGCTGCTCGGTTCTGCTCACGCCAATGCTGAGACACATACCGATGCCGGTGCTGTTTGGAGTTTTCCTCTACATGGGAGTTGCTTCGTTGAAGGGACTTCAATTTTTCGACAGAATTTTAATCATGCTGATGCCGGTTAAATACCAACCTGACTATATGTTCCTTCGGCAG GTACCACTGAAACGCGTTCATCTGTTTACAACGATACAGTTGACTTGTTTAGCCTGCTTGTGGATTATCAAATCTTTCAGCAGCACCTCCATCCTGTTTCCTTTGATG TTGGTGGTGATGATCGGGATACGAAAGTCCTTAGACTTGTTGTTCACTCAACGCGAGTTAAAGATCTTGGACGACGTAATGCCGGAACCAAGCAGGAAACACGCCGAAGATCTACGACAACTGGAGAGCGGCGAG GAACAGAACGAGTCTATGGGATACGGACCGTCGGGAAACATACAGATTTCGTTAGCGAACGGCAACATTATGAAGATCCCAATGGCGAGCATCAATATCAGCGAAGAGGTGAATAAAACCGGGATTTGGCAACAAGTGAACGAAGGCAACGAGAAAACGAAACAAGTGAAACTTATCAA CGCGGGAAAGCAGAAGAAGCATTCGAAGAAGGAAAACCTGTTGATGGCTGACGAGACTACGAGGCTGACTACGATGACCGAAGAGGACGAAGATGACAGTGGAATCTCTATCAAG GTAGACTTGATACGATCGAAGGAAAGCATCAGCCCGTTAACGATTAACGGCACTACTTCGGCCGAGACTTCTGTCTAA